The following proteins come from a genomic window of Nitrosopumilus sp.:
- a CDS encoding DEAD/DEAH box helicase has translation MNQYLEKKYVQKNSIEKRDYQVNLANQAIGENCIVVLPTGLGKTAIALQVIAEYLSRGSGGILFLAPTRVLVNQHFEFLKENLTLDDISLITGEDPIPKRTKLWNNSVICATPEIARNDLIRGIITPDQFSLVIFDEVHRTAGDYAYSGIAESFENSSARILGMTATLPSEKEKATEILTKLRISSVAERREDSPDVKPYTQETHTEWINVELPPELKSIQKLLKLALDERYETLRKNGIRMAEQQSLSALLRIRQFVLNQNRRSAKPLFTGIRIHYALNILEAHGITPFLKFCERAQAKKGVGIKELFEVDPNFTRAIHLAKEAQSRGIEHSKIPKLKEILESVPGKALIFTSYRDSVDLIFNKLTEMGISAGILIGKAGDAGLKQKKQIETVQKFRDGLFQVLVATRVGEEGLDIAEVNQVIFYDNVPSSIRFIQRRGRTGRKDIGKLVVLIAKNTIDETYYWIGKRKMTVAKSMGDKMTKMLEKNHEIESQKTGLDAFL, from the coding sequence TTGAATCAATATCTTGAGAAAAAATATGTGCAAAAAAATTCTATTGAAAAACGTGATTACCAAGTTAATCTTGCAAATCAAGCAATAGGGGAAAACTGTATTGTGGTTTTGCCTACTGGTCTAGGGAAAACTGCGATTGCGTTACAAGTTATTGCAGAATATTTGTCAAGAGGTTCTGGTGGAATCTTATTTCTTGCACCAACACGAGTTTTGGTAAACCAGCATTTTGAATTTCTAAAAGAAAATCTTACTCTGGATGATATTTCGTTAATTACTGGTGAAGATCCAATACCAAAAAGAACCAAACTCTGGAATAATAGCGTGATTTGCGCTACTCCTGAAATTGCACGCAATGATTTAATTCGTGGAATCATCACTCCTGATCAATTCAGTCTGGTGATTTTTGATGAAGTGCATAGAACTGCTGGTGATTATGCATATTCTGGAATAGCCGAAAGTTTTGAAAATTCTTCTGCTAGAATTCTTGGAATGACTGCAACTCTTCCAAGTGAGAAAGAAAAAGCAACAGAGATTCTAACTAAACTTCGAATTTCTAGCGTAGCTGAAAGAAGAGAGGATAGTCCTGATGTAAAACCATACACACAAGAAACTCATACAGAATGGATTAACGTAGAACTTCCGCCTGAATTAAAATCGATTCAGAAATTACTGAAATTGGCATTGGATGAAAGATATGAAACTTTGAGAAAAAACGGCATTCGGATGGCAGAGCAGCAATCCCTTTCTGCACTTCTTAGAATTAGACAATTTGTATTAAATCAGAACAGACGTTCTGCAAAACCTCTCTTTACAGGAATTAGAATCCATTATGCATTGAACATATTGGAGGCTCATGGGATTACTCCTTTTCTGAAATTCTGTGAGCGTGCACAGGCAAAAAAAGGTGTTGGAATCAAGGAACTCTTTGAGGTTGATCCTAATTTTACAAGGGCAATACATCTTGCAAAAGAAGCACAATCACGAGGAATTGAGCATTCAAAAATTCCAAAACTCAAAGAAATTCTTGAATCTGTTCCCGGAAAGGCTCTAATTTTTACAAGTTATCGTGATTCCGTTGATTTGATTTTCAATAAGTTGACTGAGATGGGAATCTCTGCAGGAATATTAATTGGAAAAGCAGGCGATGCTGGGTTAAAACAAAAAAAGCAGATTGAGACTGTACAAAAATTCAGGGATGGTCTTTTTCAAGTATTGGTTGCAACTCGTGTTGGTGAGGAGGGACTGGATATTGCCGAAGTAAATCAAGTGATTTTTTATGATAATGTTCCAAGCTCTATTAGATTCATTCAAAGAAGGGGCAGAACCGGAAGAAAAGACATTGGAAAACTAGTTGTGTTAATTGCAAAAAACACTATTGATGAAACATACTATTGGATAGGAAAAAGAAAGATGACTGTAGCAAAATCCATGGGAGATAAAATGACCAAAATGTTAGAAAAAAATCATGAAATTGAATCCCAGAAAACAGGACTTGATGCGTTTCTTTAG
- a CDS encoding peptidylprolyl isomerase → MAVKIKCSHILVSKQSEALAILDRIKKGEKFGKLAKEVSIDSGSAKKDGSLGYFTRGMMVKPFEEAAFKLQNGEISEPIKTEFGYHIIKRFE, encoded by the coding sequence ATGGCAGTCAAGATAAAATGTTCACATATTCTTGTATCAAAACAAAGTGAGGCACTTGCAATTTTAGACAGGATCAAAAAGGGAGAAAAATTTGGAAAATTGGCAAAAGAAGTGTCAATCGATTCAGGGAGTGCAAAGAAAGACGGAAGTTTAGGCTACTTTACTAGAGGAATGATGGTAAAACCATTTGAAGAGGCAGCATTCAAGCTTCAAAACGGAGAGATTTCAGAACCAATAAAAACAGAATTTGGGTACCACATCATCAAAAGATTTGAGTGA
- a CDS encoding histidine kinase, translating to MSVDIVPDKLKNSINLKIIAVIVLGVIGFHYLVNNLEDPDMYVYAFSMAIPFSASIFAFITSKKYDSTLVYYKAFITLGIALMGIFLGELTYFIYEQFLNLDPYPSIADVFFFLFYPGIIFFMIVNIRFFSSETSKLKKISLITIPLTITGSYFLLTFTEEINFDFLYGLIFVGATSIALGISIHTALIFRGGIVGASWILIVIGIILIVSGDVWYYYIELLDEYSLGHPVNIFWYSGYLIILYAMYNHRKTI from the coding sequence ATGAGTGTAGATATAGTACCAGATAAATTAAAAAATTCAATTAATTTAAAAATAATAGCAGTAATTGTTCTTGGAGTTATTGGATTTCATTATTTGGTGAATAATTTAGAGGATCCAGACATGTATGTTTATGCATTTTCAATGGCAATTCCTTTTTCAGCAAGCATTTTTGCTTTTATCACTTCAAAAAAATATGACAGCACACTAGTGTATTATAAAGCATTTATCACGTTAGGCATTGCATTAATGGGGATATTTCTAGGAGAGTTGACATATTTTATTTATGAGCAATTTCTCAACCTTGATCCATATCCCTCAATTGCCGATGTATTTTTTTTCTTATTTTATCCAGGCATAATTTTTTTCATGATTGTCAATATCAGATTTTTTTCATCTGAAACAAGCAAGTTAAAAAAAATCTCACTCATCACCATTCCATTAACAATCACAGGATCATATTTTTTACTTACATTTACTGAAGAAATTAATTTTGACTTTTTGTATGGTTTAATTTTTGTAGGTGCCACATCAATCGCTCTAGGAATTTCAATTCACACTGCGTTGATTTTTAGAGGAGGAATAGTGGGAGCATCATGGATATTAATAGTCATAGGAATTATTTTAATTGTAAGTGGAGATGTATGGTATTATTATATAGAATTACTAGATGAATATTCATTAGGACATCCAGTAAATATTTTCTGGTATTCCGGGTACTTGATAATTTTGTATGCAATGTATAACCATAGAAAAACCATTTAG
- a CDS encoding YkgJ family cysteine cluster protein, with protein sequence MKDVWNGLCEKCDHKSCCNDYVTPFLTPNEFQNIKKIKDEYFADKVLIKNIKGYALKKKKDTNECIFWNNAQGCTIYQTRPFDCKLFPFDIYKINGKYTWIVYSCNENADWTWSEEILKILEKEVITQDVIEHLDAFADLGRLDASDKSYKYIKLRKVKINFNTR encoded by the coding sequence GTGAAAGATGTATGGAATGGATTATGTGAAAAATGTGATCATAAATCATGTTGTAATGATTATGTAACTCCGTTTTTGACACCAAATGAATTTCAAAACATAAAAAAAATAAAAGATGAATATTTTGCCGATAAAGTATTAATAAAAAATATCAAAGGATATGCACTTAAAAAGAAAAAAGATACAAATGAATGCATTTTTTGGAACAATGCTCAAGGATGCACCATCTATCAAACAAGACCATTTGATTGTAAATTGTTTCCATTTGATATTTACAAGATAAACGGAAAATATACGTGGATAGTTTACTCATGTAATGAAAATGCAGATTGGACATGGTCTGAAGAAATTTTAAAAATATTGGAAAAAGAGGTGATAACACAAGATGTGATAGAACATTTAGATGCATTTGCAGATCTTGGTCGACTAGACGCGTCAGATAAATCCTACAAATATATCAAATTAAGAAAAGTGAAAATCAATTTTAATACAAGATAA
- a CDS encoding HEAT repeat domain-containing protein, which translates to MPIQIFDEENIRNMPNEERFNYCEEVLKQEQDESKRWDAVWLAGELAEDTNNNDRMRKKVADLMEWVLRNDTNGVVKHEASFQIAARNLRDKIPLLLEISLNDKSILSKHEAIEALGLMRAFEVEEKIKLALNDPNIDVKETAEFVLKRFNRLKNHGEYKPHNIL; encoded by the coding sequence ATGCCCATTCAGATTTTTGATGAGGAAAACATTAGAAATATGCCTAATGAAGAGAGATTCAATTATTGTGAAGAAGTGTTGAAACAGGAACAAGACGAATCTAAACGATGGGATGCAGTTTGGCTAGCTGGGGAATTAGCTGAGGATACCAACAACAATGATAGAATGCGCAAAAAAGTTGCAGATCTCATGGAATGGGTATTAAGAAATGATACTAACGGAGTAGTAAAACATGAAGCTAGTTTTCAAATCGCTGCAAGAAATTTGAGAGACAAAATTCCCCTATTGTTAGAAATATCATTAAATGATAAGAGCATATTGTCAAAACATGAGGCAATTGAAGCCTTAGGATTGATGAGAGCGTTTGAAGTTGAAGAGAAGATCAAATTGGCATTAAATGATCCAAACATAGATGTCAAAGAAACTGCAGAATTCGTGTTAAAAAGATTTAACAGGTTAAAAAATCATGGAGAGTACAAACCACACAATATTTTATAG